TTACCTGTTTATTACTGTGTAGCGTAAATTTTAAGATTTATACTGTTGGCTTTCAAAAATATCCCTTATCTTTTGCTGATTTTCTCTCAATCCTAAAGCTAACATAAGTTTTATCCTAGCTTTCTGACCTGGAAGATCTCCCCCTAAAATAACACCCATATCTTTCAGTTCTTTCCCGCCTCCCGGATATCCGTAAGTTCCCAGAACTCTTCCCGTCGGGCAACGTGAAACCATCACAATGACAACATCCTGATTTAATGCATACTCCAAATCTTCAAGCATTTCCGGTGGTACATTCCCTCTTCCTAATGCTTCCAAAACAATTCCTTGATCACCACGATCCACACAGAATCGAACCAAAGACCCATCCATTCCTGCTGTGCATTTGATTAAGGAAACTCCTTTAACTAATTCTTTTGAAGGAATAGTCTGACGATTCACTACCTCACGATGAAAAATAACTTCATCATTATCTACAATTCCCAACGGACCAAATTCCAGTGATTGAAATGTGTTTAAGCTTAAGGTGCTGGCCTTTGTCACTTCGCTTGCCGCGTTCACTTCATTATTCATTACCACTAAAACACCTTTGTTTTGCGACTCTTTTGAAATAGCTGTACAAACAGCCGCTGCTAGATTGCTTGGCCCATCATACCCAAGTTCCGAGCTATTGCGCATAGCACCAACTACCACCACAGGCTTTTCGGAATTGATTTTTAAATCCATTAAATAAGCCGTTTCCTCCAGAGTGTCCGTACCATGAGTCACTACCACTCCTTCAATATCCTCTCTTTGAAGAAGCTTTTCAACCACTTCACATAAATCCATCATGCGCTCTGGTGTCATATGCGGCCCAGGGATTGATGAAAAGTTAACAGATTCAATATCAGCAAGCCGGTCAATATTGGTAACAAGCGAGAGAATTTGTTCTCCTGATAAAGATGGTATCGCCGCGCCTATGCGCTTATCCACCGTCATCGAAATAGTTCCTCCCGTGAAAACAACAGCAACTTTTGATTTTTGCATTCGTATTTCCTCCTGACTATGTAGGTTGATAAAATTTATTATAAACAAAAAAAGGCCTGCTAACAACAGGCCATCTTTCATACTATTTCGTCATTCATATCATACTATGTCACCATTTACTCTGATGTTTTTTCCGTTCCGTTAACCCAAGCATCAAATTTTTCCATTACCCGATCATAGGTCTTTTGAGAAATATCAGGAAGTCCGCCAAGGGCTTCTTCAGCAGCCTTAAATCCTTTAATAATAGCATCTTTCAGTATTTCTGCCTTAGACGTATCTCCGCCAGAAATAGCAATGGCAAAATTAACAATCCTATCGCTTACCTGCTCAACGCCTAACTCTCCGTCAGGTCCCAAAAGAGCTTCCAGATCATTTCTTGCTATTTCATCAACCTCAACTTCCGTATCAACTAGGTCTTTCATACTATCTAGCTGATCCGTTGAAACACCTTGTCTTTCTAGTAGTTGCCTAACAATATCTATCAATTGTTGATGAGCTGCCTGGCTTTCTTTCCACAGTCTTTCTATTGCTTTTTCATCAGGGACATGTTTGGGTTTCTCATAGGTAACTTTCTCTACTTTCGACTCTTTATCCATTTTATCGACTATGGACGGTTCTGTCTTAACATCTTTTTTTTGCGAATTTTCCTTTGGATTCCGTTCCGCCATCTTCTTTCTGTTTACCTCAGCATGATAAGAAGATGCAGTATTGTGATGTATTTTCATCACCTTCGCCTCCCTTCATTAACATTATCGGCATGCAGAGGCAAAAGATGATTCCTTTAAAAAAGTTTTTTCTAAATTTCATTTCCTAACCTTTCAATAAGTTGCACATGACGAAAAATCCCCTCTTCTTTTTTGGAACGTTTTTTTTCAGACTGAAACTTTCTAGCTTCCATCCAGCCTACTTTCGTATTTCGATGATATAAATCCAAATCCACTAACCTTTTTCCTGTTTCATCGTATTCCAGCCCCATCAGTACTGCTTTCATTTCCGACGGTGGCATAAAAGAAAATAACCGAATTTGATATGCAACAACAGACAATAAGGCCAGAGCATGGTCTTTTGTCCAGTTTTCTCCAAGAATATATCCCATCTCTAGGGAAGTAATCACATGCATTAATCTTTTATAATGTTTATCATAGTCTCCATAGGAGTCATAAATATTAATTCGATATTCATACCAATTTTGGGTTTCCATGCTATGGCTAATATACCTCAGTACTTTTCTTCCCATCTCTTCAAACAGTTGGTCCGTCGATTTATTGATTAACAGATGGTCTCCTAAAAGATCTTCTTCTGTCAATCTGGTCATCAGAGGCTTATTGGTTAGCCATACCAGAGACTGGTTTTCCCGACCTATCTCTACTCCTTCTCTCCATGTCACATGCTTGCCACCAAAATCATCTTTTATTGCTTCAATAATTTTTTCTGCATTGCCTGGTATGCGCATCACTAACGATCTTGTTCCCATCTCTACCTTTTCTAATTGCTTACTTAGCTTCAGGTTAATGACTTCCGCTAAAACCTTCGAACCATTATAGGGAGACAATAGTGTGTGCTTCGCATCTTCAACTTTGGTATTGACAGAATTCAAATCTGTCACAAATAAAAGGCTGCTTTTTTCGTCTGAATTTTTAATGCCTTCCTGTAAACTAACCATTTTTGCGATTTCTCTATCCACAAGCTCCTTCGTCATCATATCCGGATTCTCTGTTCGAAAAAACAAAATTTTAGGTCCTTTACGAAGCGATATCATTTCATCCCTCCATTTTTCTATAGTCCTGTTCGCCGATGAGTCATTTTCCGGTATTCATTGGTTCCGATCGGATACTTAAGATGATATATTTCCCATTTGTTGACATCTATTACATTTATATTTAGTAATCCATTCAAATAAACGACACCATTGATGGTTCGATGTTCTGGCTCATATTGATGACCAAAGCAGTAATAACCTTTTTCTTTACCTTCTATACACATTTCATGGTGAAGAAAAAAATTTTTATTAAATAATATTACTGGTTGCTCTGGATCAATGGAAATTTTTTCACACTCATCGATGACGTTTTCAAGATCATGATTTCCCAAGGTTACAATGATTTCTGTTTCTTCAGCTGCTATTTTCAATGTTTCCATAAAATATTTCACAGCTCTTTTATAATGTGGTATTTGTTCTTTTCTGTTTTCAATTTTATAATTGTCTGCTAAATCTCCAGTGTGAATAATAACAGCTGGTTTTATCGCCTTTACTACCTTAAACATAAATTCATATATTTGCACCGGTGTATCACTGATATGAAGAATAAAAGGTCCTTTGCTCTTCCTCAATGCTCCAGGAATATAAGGCTGATGAGCTAACCCACAAATAAACGCTTTGGATTCACTAACAAACTTTCCCATAAAAAAATCCCTCTCACCCCATTAATTTGCGTACATCTTTTAACAATGCAATGGATGCATCAATTTCTTCTTTTTTTATCGAAACACTTTCAACATTGCACCCTATAGGTATTTTTTTCTTTGCCGCAAATTCTAACAATTCTTCAAAAACGTTCTTGGATAATTGCAAGGATTGATTCAGCGTATCTTGAGAATGAATCAGCTCATTTTCCATCCAACCAGGTATGCTAACACCAAGCCATTTCATAAATTTCAATGTTTTAACCGAGCCACAAGGTGTTAATGTAAAAATCATTGGTGACATATTCTTTTCTTCTTCTAAGCAACGGTAGTAATAGTCCGACAAAAAGTTTTTTGAAGCTTCAATATTATATACGGCTTGAGAAACAAAAAACCGACACCCCTTATCTTCTTTGTTGATCACTCTTGAATGTTCATTTTTTTTGCTAATATGCCTTTCCGGAATCGCCACTCCCCCTAACAAAAAGTTCGTCCCTTTGGCGCTTGCCATTTCATAAGCTTCTGGCAAATGAATAGAAACAGACTGATTGCCAGTAGCTGCACCAACAAAGACGGATATGCGTGTTTCCTCGCTATCATTATTTACCCATTTTTCCAGATCCTCTACCGAATGTTTCCCAACACATTTATAGATAATTTTAGGCATTCTTAATGCCTTCAAATATGTATCACTGTACTTTTCCGGATCTACTGTTTTCATGTATGGAAATGGTCTTTCTTCTAGACACCTTTCCTGCTCATCTTGAATATCATAAAGAACCAATCCATCAATATCCATTTTTTCAATTCGATCGATCTGGCGTTTTGATATTTCAAACAGTTTATCTTCCGGTTGATTATTTTTAGGTGGTGTCAATCCATACAATAAAATCCCTGATTTTCGATTGATGATTTTTTCTTTCAGCATTTTTTCCCCTCCAAGTGTTTCTTATCTATTTTAACGAAAAGAGGGTAAAAATACCACCCTTTACCCTCCACCTACTGGCGGAAAAATTGAAATCACATCGCCATTTTCTATCTTTGCGTCCATTTTTCCATCTCTTCCATTAACAAGATAAATCGCTACATCATCTTCATCAATCTCTAAAATCTCAAGTAGCTCTTTTCCTATGATTTCTCCTTCAGGTTTAAGTTCTACCTCTTTTCCTCTTCCTTCACGAAGAGTGGCAAAAAGCCTAACTTTAATGAGCATTTCAACCTTCCTTTCTGAAAACTATTCTTCTGTTTCTATCTTTCTTTTACCCATTTTCCTAATCCAAAACATCTTTTGCAACTCTTCTGTGTCGTCAAAAGAATCATCTTGTCACTTCATTCATATTGAAAGAAGAGCTTCCGGATCAGAAGCTCTTCTCTTCTTAAAGCCATGATTCTCCCTTATTTTTTTTATTCAATGCTCAGTTCTTTTAACTTACCCTCTGTCGGCGCGCCTTTTGCATCCCAACCTCTTACTTCATAATAAGCTGGCAGCATTTCAGCTAATAAAGATCTTTCTCCTTTTGATGGACCTTCTTTAATTTCTTCGTTGAGTAATCTTGGTGGCAATGTGTCCTCTTCTGGAGTGATGCCAGAGTTCATATTAAACACTTTTTCCATATTCCAGATTCTCTCACCTGCCTGAAGCAAGGATTCTGCCGTATACTCGATTCCTGTTACGGCTGTAAGCATATCTGCATAATCATCAGCCGTCATTGCAAAAGAGGTGAACAGACAGAGACCACTAGAGTCAATTGCTGCTGTCAGGTCTTGGAATATTTTTACCCATTCCGGTTTACCAGCCGCATCAAATCGATCGAGTTTTTCTGGTAATGCCAGAATTTCAGGCGAAATTAAATATGCACGCACATGACATCCACCTCGATTAGAAGTAGCATAGGCCAATCCTTGTCCTTGAATGGCGCGCGGGTCATAAGCTGGCAGCTCCTGTTTTTTAACACTCATCGATAATTCCGGAGCACCATACATCTCACCTAATCGATAAGAGCCTTCTGCCATTTTATCGCCCAAACCTTCTCTCATACCCATTCGCTTTGTCCACTCAATAACCGCTTCACTGTTTCCAAACTCTAGTGATAGTCCATCTAGTTCGTCATCTTTAATAAGTCCCTTTTGGTATAGCTCCATTGCTGCTGCAATTGTACAAGAAGTTGAAATCGTATCCAAGCCTACCTCATTACACCAGTAATTTGCTTTGATAATGGATTTCATATCAGATACTCCACAATCAGCCCCGTAACCCCAAATAGTTTCATATTCAGGACCACCGCTTTCAATACCATCCTCTACTTCACAATGCCTTCCACAGGCAATAGGACATCCGTAACATCCGGTATTTTTTATCAGATATTTCTCCGCCAGGGTTTCGCCACTTATCTCCTCAGCCTTGTCAAAGGTGGCTTGTTGGAAGTTGTTTGTAGGAAAGACTCCGTTTTCGTTAATAATATTAACAAGAACAGCTGTTCCGTAAGTCGGCAATCCAGTGCCTGTTACGCCATTTTCTCGGATTTGTGCATTGGAGCGTTTTACCACTTCTTTGAGCTTATCTTTATCAGCAACTTCCGGCTTTCCAGAGCCCTTCACCGTAATAGCCTTAAGATTTTTAGAACCCATAACAGCCCCAACACCAGAACGGCCGGCAGCACGATCATAGTCGTTCATAATCGCGGCAATTTTAGAAAGTTTCTCTCCACCAGGACCGATATTAAGAACCTTCACTTTTTCTCCTTCTGTTTCCAATAGCATTTTTGTTGTTTCGCTCGTCATTTTCCCCCATAAATGGGACGCATCTTTAATCTCAACCTTATCATCGTTGATACTAATATAGACAGGTTTCTCTGCTTTTCCTTCCAGTACGATCATATCGTACCCGGCAAATTTCAATTCAGCACCCCATCTTCCACCTGAGTTAGAAGAAGCAATGGTTCCTGTTAATGGCGATTTTGTAATAGCCATATAACGTCCACCAGTAGGAGTAGGTGTTCCACTCAAAGGACCTGTTGCAAAAAATAGTTTGTTTTCCGGACTAAGGGCGTCCACTTTGGCATCTACCTCGTTTGAAAACATTTTTTCCGCCAACCCTCGTCCACCAACGTATAACTTTGCCAATTCCTTATCCAAGGCCTCTTTTTTAACATCCCCTGTAGATAAATTGATTCTTAAAATTTCACCTGTATACCCGTACATAATTTTCCTCCTTTACACAGTTCCTATCATTTTAAAATCAGCAACTATTTCTTATACTATTAAAATATGCAAGTAACGTGCCATTTATCGACAAGGTCGCTTTAATCAGCAAGAGAAACCTTAGAAGCATTGCAATATCAAAGTATCCTTTTTTTATTTTTTCTAAATATTCCATATATGCCGCCGCTTATTTTTCTATTTTTCCTCTTGTGTCCTTTTTAGGAACATTTCCCCAGAGATAAGTGTTTCTTTTTGGATCACTGTTCCTTTTTAGAGCATGCGATGGCATATTTTTTCGCCTTCCGATAAAAGGTGTTTCTCCCTATTCCTAATGCCTGCGATGTTAGGGACACATTTCCATTAAAAAAATGATATGCTTTTTCGATATGCTGTTTTTCTATTTCTTCTAAAGAAGCAATCTGCGAAACATTTTCCTGGATATTCGACTGAAGATCATCTTCTACCATCATTCCTGCTGTTTTTTCTGCTTCCCATAAATGACAGGTGTTCAAATTAATAATTTGCTCCACCGCATTTTCTAATTCCCTTATATTTCCTGGCCAAGAATAGTTCATCAGCCGATCAAGTTGATCCCAAGTAAGAAACACAGGAGTTTTTCCTAATTTTGTCGATTTAACGGTAATAAAATAGTCTACCAGTAAACTGATGTCATCTTTTCTTTCTCTTAGCGGTATAATATCTAGTGGTACCACATTAAGGCGATAGTATAGATCTCTTCTAAAGTTACCTTTTTCAACTTCCTGCTTCAGGTTTTTATTCGTTGCTGCAATAATGCGCACATCAACATCTAATTCTTTATTCCCACCAACCCGAAAGAGTTTCCCTGTTTCCAAAACTCTCAAAAGATTTGTTTGCATGTCGTAGGGCATTTCGCCAATTTCATCCAAAAACAAAGTTCCTCCGTCTGCCCATTCAAACTTCCCTGGCTGCCCACCTCTTTTAGCACCTGTAAACGCTCCTTCTTCATATCCAAATAACTCCGATTCGATGAGCGTCCTCGGCAATGCACCACAATTAATGGCAACAAAAGCTTCGTCCCTCCTTTTGCTGGCATTATGAATAGCTTGAGCAAACACTTCTTTTCCAACACCACTCTCTCCGGTTATCATAATGGTAGATGTGCTATCTGCTGCTTTTCTAGCATAATCAATAATATCCATAAATTTTTTATTTCGTCCGATTATTTTATCGAAGGTATATACCGCCCTATTCCCCATTATCTTATGAGCCATCTTTCTTGCTTTCTTAACTTCCCTTATAAGGCATACAATACCGCTGAAACTCTTATCTTCAGAGGAAATCGGGTAGGTTGTAAAGGAACAGTGTATCCTTTTTGTTTTACCAAAAATATTCAGTTCATCTTCAACATATTCAACCCCTCTATCAAGATTTTGCTGAATGATATCCCAGCTTTCTACCAATTGGGATATATGCATCCCTCTGGTTTCATCCGCGTCATAGCCAAGCATTTGAATAGCGGCTGTATTCAATGTTTTTATATAACCCTTCGGCCCCACGGTAAAAATGCCGAAGGTAATTGAATCAATAATCGTCGAAATTGCTTTTTTTGCTAACTTTAACTTTTGATTTGCTTCACGAATGTTCAACATATGCTCAATGGCATTAACAGCCGCTACCACCATTCCTAATGTATGAGAATTAACCAAGTGAGAACACCCAGTAAGATCCAGGGTTCCAATGATTTTTCCCTTCGGATTTCGAATAGGCGCTGCCGAACAGGTCCATCGATGATAAGCTGTAACATAATGCTCATCACCATCTACCTGTACTGGAGATTCTTCTACCAACGCCGTCCCCATGGCATTGGTGCCAATGTGTTTTTCGTGCATATAGGCACCACAAATCATTTGTAGACGTTCTGCTTCTTTAAGAACCTTTTCATCCCCACGGATATCTAAAATACATCCTTCCCAATCCGTTAGGATAGCAAAAAAACCGGATCCTTTTACGAAATCGCAGAGTTGTTCAATAAAGGGACGGGCTGTTTGAATGAGTTCGCGATTTTCTTGTAGTTTATCATGTAGTTCTTCGCCGCGAAGAATTTTCGAGCTAAAAATCCTCCCCATCTCAACCCCATAACGAAAACTTCTGGCATGAGATCGCTTGATATACTCTTTCATCTTATTTTGATCCTTTTGCTCACTAAGACGATAAATTTCCTCCACATTTTTCATGCCTACACCATTCCCTTTCAACCATCAACTCTTCGCAAAAAATCAAATACTTCTGCTGGTTTTGTTTTTCTCCAATTATCCTTACATTTGTTTCAAGAAAGACAAAGCTTCATCATAGTCAGGCTCCTGAGCAATTTCCGGCACTATCTGTCCGTATCGCAGCACCCCTTTTTCATCAATAATAACAATACCCCTAGCTAATAGACGAAATTCTTCCATTAAAAAACCATATTTAAGACCAAAATCCGCTTCCCTATGATCCGAAAGTACTAATGCGTTATCAATTCCTTTTGCAGCACAATAGCGCTTAAGGGCAAACGGTAAATCCATGCTGATGCTGAGTAGTAATGTGTTTTCCAACTTAGCTGCTTCTTCATTAAAATAGATCGTTTGTAAATTGCAAATTTCCGTATCAAGAGATGGCGCCACACTAATAACAATTTTTTTACCAATATTTTCACTGAGGGTAAAGGGCGACAAGTCCAGATTGAGTGCTGTAAAATCAGGTGCCACCTGACCTTTATGCAGTGGATTACCTACTAACGTAACAGGATTTCCCTTCATTGTTACAATACCTTTTCTTTTTTCCATTTTTTCACTCCTTATTTTTTATTGTTGTTTCCATAAAATTGATTTATGATATAGCTATAAAAGTGTATACCCTTTACACTTACTCTCTATCATTAAAGTCC
This portion of the Tindallia magadiensis genome encodes:
- a CDS encoding sigma-54-dependent Fis family transcriptional regulator — protein: MKGNGVGMKNVEEIYRLSEQKDQNKMKEYIKRSHARSFRYGVEMGRIFSSKILRGEELHDKLQENRELIQTARPFIEQLCDFVKGSGFFAILTDWEGCILDIRGDEKVLKEAERLQMICGAYMHEKHIGTNAMGTALVEESPVQVDGDEHYVTAYHRWTCSAAPIRNPKGKIIGTLDLTGCSHLVNSHTLGMVVAAVNAIEHMLNIREANQKLKLAKKAISTIIDSITFGIFTVGPKGYIKTLNTAAIQMLGYDADETRGMHISQLVESWDIIQQNLDRGVEYVEDELNIFGKTKRIHCSFTTYPISSEDKSFSGIVCLIREVKKARKMAHKIMGNRAVYTFDKIIGRNKKFMDIIDYARKAADSTSTIMITGESGVGKEVFAQAIHNASKRRDEAFVAINCGALPRTLIESELFGYEEGAFTGAKRGGQPGKFEWADGGTLFLDEIGEMPYDMQTNLLRVLETGKLFRVGGNKELDVDVRIIAATNKNLKQEVEKGNFRRDLYYRLNVVPLDIIPLRERKDDISLLVDYFITVKSTKLGKTPVFLTWDQLDRLMNYSWPGNIRELENAVEQIINLNTCHLWEAEKTAGMMVEDDLQSNIQENVSQIASLEEIEKQHIEKAYHFFNGNVSLTSQALGIGRNTFYRKAKKYAIACSKKEQ
- the tpx gene encoding thiol peroxidase; the protein is MEKRKGIVTMKGNPVTLVGNPLHKGQVAPDFTALNLDLSPFTLSENIGKKIVISVAPSLDTEICNLQTIYFNEEAAKLENTLLLSISMDLPFALKRYCAAKGIDNALVLSDHREADFGLKYGFLMEEFRLLARGIVIIDEKGVLRYGQIVPEIAQEPDYDEALSFLKQM
- a CDS encoding metallophosphoesterase, whose translation is MGKFVSESKAFICGLAHQPYIPGALRKSKGPFILHISDTPVQIYEFMFKVVKAIKPAVIIHTGDLADNYKIENRKEQIPHYKRAVKYFMETLKIAAEETEIIVTLGNHDLENVIDECEKISIDPEQPVILFNKNFFLHHEMCIEGKEKGYYCFGHQYEPEHRTINGVVYLNGLLNINVIDVNKWEIYHLKYPIGTNEYRKMTHRRTGL
- a CDS encoding aldehyde ferredoxin oxidoreductase family protein produces the protein MYGYTGEILRINLSTGDVKKEALDKELAKLYVGGRGLAEKMFSNEVDAKVDALSPENKLFFATGPLSGTPTPTGGRYMAITKSPLTGTIASSNSGGRWGAELKFAGYDMIVLEGKAEKPVYISINDDKVEIKDASHLWGKMTSETTKMLLETEGEKVKVLNIGPGGEKLSKIAAIMNDYDRAAGRSGVGAVMGSKNLKAITVKGSGKPEVADKDKLKEVVKRSNAQIRENGVTGTGLPTYGTAVLVNIINENGVFPTNNFQQATFDKAEEISGETLAEKYLIKNTGCYGCPIACGRHCEVEDGIESGGPEYETIWGYGADCGVSDMKSIIKANYWCNEVGLDTISTSCTIAAAMELYQKGLIKDDELDGLSLEFGNSEAVIEWTKRMGMREGLGDKMAEGSYRLGEMYGAPELSMSVKKQELPAYDPRAIQGQGLAYATSNRGGCHVRAYLISPEILALPEKLDRFDAAGKPEWVKIFQDLTAAIDSSGLCLFTSFAMTADDYADMLTAVTGIEYTAESLLQAGERIWNMEKVFNMNSGITPEEDTLPPRLLNEEIKEGPSKGERSLLAEMLPAYYEVRGWDAKGAPTEGKLKELSIE
- a CDS encoding asparaginase; this translates as MQKSKVAVVFTGGTISMTVDKRIGAAIPSLSGEQILSLVTNIDRLADIESVNFSSIPGPHMTPERMMDLCEVVEKLLQREDIEGVVVTHGTDTLEETAYLMDLKINSEKPVVVVGAMRNSSELGYDGPSNLAAAVCTAISKESQNKGVLVVMNNEVNAASEVTKASTLSLNTFQSLEFGPLGIVDNDEVIFHREVVNRQTIPSKELVKGVSLIKCTAGMDGSLVRFCVDRGDQGIVLEALGRGNVPPEMLEDLEYALNQDVVIVMVSRCPTGRVLGTYGYPGGGKELKDMGVILGGDLPGQKARIKLMLALGLRENQQKIRDIFESQQYKS
- a CDS encoding MoaD/ThiS family protein, whose translation is MLIKVRLFATLREGRGKEVELKPEGEIIGKELLEILEIDEDDVAIYLVNGRDGKMDAKIENGDVISIFPPVGGG
- a CDS encoding methylenetetrahydrofolate reductase is translated as MLKEKIINRKSGILLYGLTPPKNNQPEDKLFEISKRQIDRIEKMDIDGLVLYDIQDEQERCLEERPFPYMKTVDPEKYSDTYLKALRMPKIIYKCVGKHSVEDLEKWVNNDSEETRISVFVGAATGNQSVSIHLPEAYEMASAKGTNFLLGGVAIPERHISKKNEHSRVINKEDKGCRFFVSQAVYNIEASKNFLSDYYYRCLEEEKNMSPMIFTLTPCGSVKTLKFMKWLGVSIPGWMENELIHSQDTLNQSLQLSKNVFEELLEFAAKKKIPIGCNVESVSIKKEEIDASIALLKDVRKLMG